A stretch of the Streptococcus oralis genome encodes the following:
- a CDS encoding CopY/TcrY family copper transport repressor: MQISDAEWQVMKIIWMQGEQTSTDLIRVLAERFDWSKSTIQTLLARLVEKECLTRKKEGKSFVYSALLTLDQSRDLLVQDIKDKVCSRRIKNLLAELIVECDFTQADLEDLEAVISKKKSSAVTEVRCNCM; this comes from the coding sequence ATGCAGATTTCAGATGCAGAATGGCAGGTCATGAAGATTATTTGGATGCAAGGAGAGCAGACCAGTACGGATTTGATCAGGGTTCTGGCGGAACGGTTTGACTGGTCCAAGTCGACCATTCAAACTCTTTTGGCTCGTTTGGTTGAGAAAGAGTGTCTGACAAGGAAAAAAGAAGGCAAGTCCTTTGTCTATTCAGCACTTTTAACTCTGGATCAAAGTCGAGACTTGCTTGTCCAAGATATCAAAGACAAGGTTTGTTCTCGTAGGATTAAGAACTTGTTGGCTGAATTGATAGTGGAATGTGATTTTACTCAGGCTGACTTAGAAGACTTAGAAGCTGTGATTTCTAAGAAGAAATCAAGCGCTGTAACAGAAGTAAGATGTAATTGTATGTAA
- a CDS encoding cupredoxin domain-containing protein, with protein MLNLFVSIVVLGMIAFILFWFFKKPQEDAKRAQQKKGYQEIRVEVMGGYTPELIILKKSVPARIIFDRKDPSPCLDQIVFPDFGVHADLPMGDQYVVEITPEEAGEYGFSCGMNMMHGKMIVE; from the coding sequence ATGTTAAATCTATTTGTATCTATTGTTGTTTTAGGAATGATTGCTTTTATCCTCTTTTGGTTTTTCAAAAAACCGCAAGAAGATGCTAAGAGAGCTCAGCAAAAAAAGGGCTACCAAGAGATTCGAGTGGAAGTCATGGGGGGCTATACTCCTGAGTTGATTATTCTTAAAAAATCAGTGCCAGCACGTATTATCTTTGACCGCAAGGATCCTTCACCTTGCTTGGATCAAATCGTTTTTCCAGACTTTGGAGTGCATGCAGATCTGCCTATGGGAGACCAATATGTGGTTGAAATCACACCTGAAGAAGCAGGTGAGTATGGTTTCTCTTGTGGCATGAATATGATGCACGGTAAGATGATTGTAGAATAG
- a CDS encoding heavy metal translocating P-type ATPase yields MTEIVKASLKNGVQKIRITADKGYHPAHIQLQKGIPAEITFHRVTPSNCYKEVLFEEEGILEPIGVDEEKAIRFTPQELGEHEFSCGMKMQKGSYTVVEKTRKSLSLLQRFWITSIFTVPLVILMIGLSTGGISHQVMLWGTFLATTPIMLVSGVPYIRSAWASFKKHNANMDSLVALGTLVAYVYSLVALFTGLPVYFEIAGFLLFFILLGAVFEERMRKNASQAVEKLLDLQAKTAEVLRDDVYVQIPLEQVKVGDLIRVRPGEKIAVDGIVLEGETSIDESMVTGESIPVDKSAGDTVIGSTINNSGTIIFRAEKVGSETMLAQIVDFVKKAQTSRAPIQDLTDKISGIFVPAVVILGLLTFWVWFVLLGDSFVTSLLYGVAVLIIACPCALGLATPTALMVGTGRSAKMGVLLKNGTVLQEIQKVQTVVFDKTGTLTEGKPVVTDVVGDEGEVISLAASLEDVSQHPLAQAIVNRASELGISLYPVENFQALHGKGVTGIINGKQVLLGNAKLLADLAIPHDYQERFDLLEKEAKTVVFLSVDGQLKGLIALQDVPKENAREAIAKLKKRGLRTVMLTGDNAGVAHAIAEQIGIEEVIANVLPEEKAHEIHKLQKNGKLAFVGDGINDAPALSVADVGIAMGSGTDIAIESADLVLTTNNLLGLARAFDMSKKTFNRILLNLFWASIYNLIGIPIAAGVFSGIGLVLNPELAGLAMAFSSVSVLISSLILNVTKID; encoded by the coding sequence ATGACTGAAATTGTAAAAGCAAGCCTTAAAAATGGTGTTCAAAAAATCCGTATTACGGCAGACAAAGGCTACCATCCAGCCCACATTCAACTGCAAAAAGGGATTCCTGCTGAGATTACCTTTCATCGTGTGACACCATCAAACTGTTATAAAGAAGTTCTCTTCGAAGAAGAAGGGATCCTAGAACCAATCGGCGTAGATGAGGAGAAAGCCATTCGCTTTACTCCTCAAGAATTGGGTGAGCATGAATTTTCATGTGGCATGAAGATGCAAAAGGGGAGTTATACCGTAGTTGAGAAGACTCGAAAATCTCTATCACTTTTACAGCGTTTTTGGATTACTAGTATCTTTACTGTGCCTCTTGTGATTCTCATGATTGGGTTGTCGACAGGAGGAATTAGTCACCAAGTCATGCTTTGGGGAACTTTCTTAGCTACGACCCCCATTATGTTGGTATCTGGAGTTCCTTATATCAGAAGTGCTTGGGCTAGCTTTAAAAAACATAACGCCAACATGGATAGTTTGGTAGCTCTAGGAACCTTGGTAGCTTATGTCTATAGTTTAGTTGCACTCTTCACTGGTTTGCCTGTTTATTTTGAAATTGCAGGATTTCTCCTCTTCTTCATTCTTTTAGGTGCAGTATTTGAAGAACGCATGCGCAAAAACGCTTCGCAAGCAGTCGAAAAATTATTAGACCTACAAGCAAAAACAGCAGAGGTTTTGCGTGATGATGTTTATGTTCAAATACCTCTAGAACAAGTCAAAGTTGGGGATCTCATTCGCGTTCGACCAGGTGAAAAAATTGCCGTTGATGGTATTGTTTTAGAAGGTGAAACTAGTATTGATGAGTCAATGGTGACTGGGGAAAGTATTCCAGTAGATAAGTCTGCCGGTGATACTGTCATTGGTTCAACCATCAATAATAGTGGTACGATCATCTTTAGAGCTGAAAAAGTTGGTTCTGAGACTATGTTGGCTCAGATTGTGGACTTTGTGAAGAAAGCGCAAACGAGTCGTGCTCCTATTCAAGATTTGACCGACAAGATTTCTGGGATTTTTGTACCAGCAGTTGTCATTTTAGGACTTCTTACTTTTTGGGTCTGGTTTGTTTTACTTGGAGATAGCTTTGTGACTTCTCTTCTTTATGGAGTAGCAGTTTTGATAATTGCCTGTCCTTGTGCACTAGGACTCGCGACACCGACAGCACTCATGGTTGGAACAGGACGAAGTGCCAAGATGGGGGTTCTTCTCAAAAATGGTACAGTTCTACAGGAAATCCAAAAAGTCCAAACGGTTGTTTTTGATAAGACAGGAACCTTGACCGAAGGGAAGCCAGTAGTGACAGATGTTGTCGGAGATGAAGGAGAAGTGATCAGCTTGGCTGCTTCACTGGAAGATGTATCTCAACACCCGCTAGCTCAAGCTATTGTTAATCGTGCATCTGAACTAGGAATTAGCCTTTACCCAGTGGAAAACTTCCAAGCCTTGCATGGAAAAGGTGTGACTGGGATTATTAATGGTAAACAAGTCTTGCTGGGGAATGCTAAGCTCTTAGCTGACCTTGCTATTCCACATGATTATCAAGAACGATTTGATTTGCTTGAGAAAGAAGCAAAAACAGTTGTCTTCCTATCCGTGGATGGTCAGTTAAAAGGCTTAATTGCCTTGCAGGATGTCCCTAAGGAAAATGCTCGAGAAGCTATTGCTAAATTGAAAAAACGTGGTCTTAGAACGGTCATGCTTACCGGAGATAATGCTGGAGTAGCGCATGCGATTGCAGAGCAAATTGGAATTGAAGAAGTGATTGCAAATGTCTTGCCAGAGGAAAAGGCACATGAAATTCACAAGCTTCAAAAGAATGGTAAACTTGCCTTTGTTGGAGATGGCATCAATGATGCGCCAGCCCTCAGTGTAGCGGATGTCGGAATTGCCATGGGCTCTGGGACAGATATTGCCATTGAATCCGCAGATCTTGTCCTTACAACCAACAATTTACTAGGATTGGCACGTGCTTTTGATATGAGTAAGAAGACCTTTAATCGTATTCTACTCAATCTTTTCTGGGCTTCTATCTATAACCTCATTGGTATTCCGATTGCAGCAGGAGTCTTTTCAGGAATTGGTCTCGTTCTCAATCCAGAACTGGCTGGTCTAGCCATGGCCTTTAGTTCTGTATCTGTTTTGATTAGTTCACTCATACTCAATGTTACTAAGAT